TCATCAAACGCATCCATGTCGCGCTCCAGCTCAAGGCGTCGGAAGACGCTCGGGCCACCGTGGAGCGTGTGCACGGAATCTACGCCCAGAAGTGTCCCGTGTACCGGTCGCTGTACAAAGCCATCGACATCACGTCGTCG
The sequence above is a segment of the Terriglobales bacterium genome. Coding sequences within it:
- a CDS encoding OsmC family protein, producing the protein MLGTFAGALDARQVDVSGPLIAEVRGEIESEDGVLVIKRIHVALQLKASEDARATVERVHGIYAQKCPVYRSLYKAIDITSSYELVK